From a single uncultured Flavobacterium sp. genomic region:
- a CDS encoding SusD/RagB family nutrient-binding outer membrane lipoprotein: protein MKIVKTIFFAGAILLSIASCDNVDNLNQDKKAYTTVLPNALMTNAQVNYAYFLTNASVNDNNFRGYAQYWTSTTYTDEVNYNQEARNLGNSHTVILYRDVLQDLLNAEKQIKAKEALGPVDTAVKKNKISILEVQIVMAYQTLVDLFGNVPYTEALDIAAHPLPKYDDAKSIYLDLAIRLDAAIADMDAGKESFGTADLIYKGNVANWKTLANSVKLKLGLHLADVEPAKAKSMVESAYNSGVMTNESQTALFKYFSSIVDMNPLYNTLVNEQQTVPTEFFVNELNAKEDPRRDVFFNPLSKKGGVYKGAPYAKQVGYGDFSNVGSRLKEKTNPGVIFDYTETCFLLADAANRGFSVGGTADEYYKKGILASMYFWKIADADAQTYVNRVDVAFATATGTAKEKIAYQLWIGYYNRGFEAWTEYRRLDFPALHAPSTAVDAAEGKVPVRNIYSLFDKTLNKDNYDAAAAAIGGDLMTTKIFWDRF from the coding sequence ATGAAAATAGTAAAAACAATATTTTTTGCAGGAGCCATTTTACTTTCGATTGCTTCGTGTGACAATGTGGATAATTTAAATCAGGATAAAAAAGCATATACAACCGTTTTGCCAAATGCCTTGATGACAAATGCACAAGTTAATTATGCCTATTTCCTGACCAATGCTTCTGTAAATGATAATAATTTTAGAGGATACGCGCAATATTGGACAAGTACAACATATACTGATGAGGTAAATTACAACCAGGAAGCAAGGAATTTAGGAAATTCTCATACGGTTATATTGTATAGAGATGTTTTGCAGGATTTATTAAATGCTGAAAAACAGATTAAAGCTAAAGAAGCACTTGGTCCGGTTGATACAGCGGTTAAGAAAAACAAAATTTCGATTCTTGAAGTTCAAATTGTTATGGCTTATCAAACGCTTGTCGATTTGTTTGGAAATGTTCCTTATACCGAAGCTTTGGATATTGCAGCGCATCCGCTTCCTAAATATGATGATGCAAAAAGTATTTATCTGGATTTAGCAATACGCTTAGATGCTGCAATTGCTGATATGGATGCGGGTAAAGAAAGTTTTGGTACAGCAGATTTAATATATAAAGGTAATGTAGCTAACTGGAAAACATTGGCAAACAGTGTGAAACTAAAATTAGGATTACACCTTGCTGATGTAGAACCTGCAAAAGCCAAAAGTATGGTAGAAAGTGCGTACAATTCCGGAGTAATGACAAATGAAAGCCAAACAGCATTGTTTAAATATTTTTCGTCAATTGTAGATATGAATCCTTTGTATAATACTCTGGTAAATGAACAACAGACTGTACCTACAGAGTTTTTTGTTAATGAACTGAATGCAAAAGAAGACCCAAGACGAGATGTTTTCTTTAATCCACTTTCTAAAAAAGGTGGTGTTTACAAAGGAGCGCCTTATGCCAAACAGGTAGGTTATGGTGATTTTTCTAACGTAGGATCAAGGCTAAAAGAAAAAACAAATCCGGGAGTTATTTTTGATTATACAGAAACATGTTTCTTACTGGCAGATGCAGCTAATAGAGGATTTTCTGTAGGCGGTACGGCAGATGAGTATTACAAAAAAGGAATTTTGGCAAGTATGTATTTTTGGAAAATTGCTGATGCTGATGCACAAACGTATGTTAATAGAGTTGATGTTGCTTTTGCTACTGCAACCGGAACAGCCAAAGAAAAGATAGCGTACCAACTTTGGATTGGCTATTATAATAGAGGATTTGAAGCCTGGACAGAATATAGAAGATTAGATTTTCCTGCTTTACATGCGCCTTCAACTGCAGTTGATGCTGCTGAAGGGAAAGTGCCGGTTCGTAATATTTATTCGCTTTTTGATAAAACGCTGAATAAAGATAATTATGATGCTGCAGCTGCTGCTATTGGTGGAGATTTAATGACAACAAAAATATTTTGGGACAGATTTTAA
- a CDS encoding M43 family zinc metalloprotease — MKIKLLMLLLVFSVGKISAQGLPCRTTEENAKVYRANPNSLQEKKDFDTFTKNFALQRKSKTAKTEAVTYTIPVVFHIYGDVQSGKTITYEKIVNHLAQLNDDFNGRNADFQTVEPFFQARRGTINIEFKLAKKDPNGGCTTGVVFHSAKNGYGNGGGYDDQIAADAWDNTKYMNVYIQNDLYNDGTLNNSGVAWYPNTAMTANNTARVVFNGAYLYDNSYSKEFSSTLSHEFGHFLNLIHTFEGGCTGTDEVADTPAEDGLHTLACTPGTNCSGDKVNIENYMGYNGAQGCYKMYTQGQVDRMLAALQHPARITLWQPQNLIDTGVNATESSLTASVTTLKETVVNDGAFDTPSVVTLSAGKTFALSSGTMIAGTHYTHTFPAGISPVVTVNSNGQVTVTLIGKAANHAVAQNTTAGITFLPAAFTGGTTGLSCTSLFFNLKFTDPYGIFFVDMPNVNISSSLTWKAFNIAKGDDTSFGGWRYVANALKIETYGKKLACETGTRNISLLGQNVAVGPTSNMTAPGAYPNQLDLRTATYTAWEGKSGYVGFEYQIEGQTCYGWFKVDVAAGGDAFTISEYAYNTQPNAPIYTGMSNKTAVTLSDTVLYEAEANDGGVTATSTIALSTNNATFTKSTGTFTAGTDYTVTGVPSGLTAVLTLQANNKVAVSFTGKATAHLPANDASVVITFKDAAITGGISTLDSAAKTINLKFDSPYGVFYVNNPDYVASAAQTWQYFNLGLGDNTEYGAWQFAAAALKIETYGKRLVCQTGTRNIILINQGTSIGASSSFVAPGAAYPDQLDLRTANYTAWDNQTGYVGFEYMSRGRTCYGWMHVKVEAGGVGYTVLDYAYNTRPNESILAGTQTPVTVLAPTSLTATANNTTLEVQLTWVNNATNATNVTVERAGADNVFAEIVTLPSTALTYTNTGLTAGNTYKYRVRAKANTIYSAYSNEVSATITATSAYCTTQSDNKYEYINSVTIGSFNNASGKNTGGYADYTSKTITVSPSAPTNVSLTPGFSGDAYLEYWGIWIDYNKNNIFEASEKVIDGISSNGTATGSFTAASFTGSTRMRIVMKYYSNPSACGNIVDGEVEDYTVVSGTVTNPNPATLATPIAGNSGVYSSGFYSSWTTVANATDYEVQLNNATTGWTTFGTSTTYYLWIPKQGTQTVYQFRVKAKNATEFSDWSNPLTIDLQSGSAGPDQIDFTKSFAMYPNPASDVVNFSFKNLNASTIKITIYDSTGNLIDVLQNNVTSYPVNRLRKGIYIVVATDGSFTENKKLLIK, encoded by the coding sequence ATGAAAATAAAATTACTAATGTTATTACTGGTTTTTTCGGTAGGGAAAATTAGTGCGCAAGGTCTTCCTTGCCGGACGACGGAAGAAAACGCTAAAGTGTATCGGGCAAACCCAAATTCACTTCAAGAGAAAAAAGATTTTGACACTTTTACTAAGAATTTTGCCCTTCAGCGTAAAAGTAAAACTGCAAAAACAGAAGCAGTTACGTATACTATTCCGGTAGTTTTTCACATTTATGGAGATGTGCAAAGTGGTAAAACAATTACGTATGAAAAGATCGTTAATCATTTGGCACAATTAAATGATGACTTTAACGGAAGAAACGCAGATTTTCAAACCGTTGAACCTTTCTTTCAGGCAAGAAGAGGAACTATAAACATCGAATTTAAACTAGCCAAAAAGGACCCAAATGGAGGCTGTACAACCGGTGTAGTTTTTCATAGTGCTAAAAATGGTTATGGAAATGGTGGTGGTTATGACGACCAGATTGCAGCAGATGCATGGGACAATACAAAATATATGAACGTTTATATTCAGAATGATTTGTATAATGACGGCACTTTAAACAATTCCGGAGTTGCATGGTATCCAAATACGGCAATGACAGCAAACAATACAGCACGTGTTGTTTTTAACGGTGCTTATCTTTACGATAACTCATACAGTAAAGAATTTTCGTCAACGTTATCACATGAGTTTGGTCATTTTCTAAATCTAATTCATACTTTTGAAGGAGGCTGTACCGGAACGGATGAAGTCGCTGATACTCCAGCAGAAGACGGTTTACATACACTTGCTTGTACGCCCGGAACAAATTGTAGCGGAGATAAGGTAAACATCGAAAACTACATGGGGTATAATGGTGCACAAGGCTGTTACAAAATGTACACGCAAGGGCAGGTTGACAGAATGCTGGCGGCATTGCAGCATCCTGCAAGAATCACGCTTTGGCAACCTCAAAATTTAATAGATACAGGAGTTAACGCAACAGAAAGCAGTTTAACTGCAAGTGTAACCACATTAAAAGAAACAGTTGTAAATGATGGAGCTTTTGATACGCCATCTGTAGTAACATTAAGCGCAGGCAAAACATTTGCGTTAAGCTCTGGAACAATGATTGCCGGAACACATTATACTCACACTTTTCCGGCGGGTATATCACCAGTAGTGACGGTAAATTCTAACGGACAGGTAACAGTAACCCTTATAGGAAAAGCTGCAAATCATGCCGTAGCACAAAATACAACAGCTGGAATTACATTTTTGCCAGCTGCATTTACCGGAGGAACAACAGGTTTATCTTGTACGTCTTTATTTTTCAATTTGAAATTTACAGATCCGTACGGGATATTTTTTGTTGATATGCCTAATGTAAATATTTCTTCAAGTTTAACCTGGAAAGCTTTTAATATAGCAAAAGGAGATGATACCTCATTTGGAGGTTGGCGTTATGTTGCCAATGCGCTAAAAATTGAAACTTATGGGAAAAAGTTAGCTTGTGAAACTGGTACCAGAAATATTTCTTTATTAGGACAAAATGTTGCTGTAGGACCAACAAGTAATATGACAGCTCCGGGTGCATATCCTAATCAGTTAGATTTAAGAACAGCAACTTATACCGCTTGGGAAGGAAAATCCGGATATGTAGGTTTTGAATACCAAATAGAAGGGCAAACTTGTTACGGATGGTTTAAAGTTGATGTTGCGGCAGGTGGAGATGCTTTTACTATTTCTGAGTATGCTTATAACACACAGCCTAATGCACCAATTTATACCGGAATGTCTAATAAAACTGCAGTAACATTATCAGATACCGTTTTGTATGAAGCAGAAGCAAATGACGGAGGTGTTACAGCAACCAGTACGATTGCATTATCGACCAATAATGCAACATTTACTAAAAGCACGGGAACTTTTACGGCAGGAACTGATTATACTGTAACCGGAGTTCCTTCTGGATTAACGGCAGTATTAACACTTCAGGCAAATAATAAAGTTGCGGTATCTTTTACAGGAAAAGCAACAGCACATCTTCCTGCAAATGATGCTTCTGTAGTTATTACTTTTAAAGATGCTGCAATTACAGGCGGAATTTCAACTCTTGATAGTGCTGCAAAAACTATCAATTTGAAATTTGATTCACCTTACGGAGTTTTCTATGTTAATAATCCTGATTATGTTGCTTCGGCAGCACAAACATGGCAATATTTTAATTTAGGACTTGGTGATAATACAGAATATGGAGCTTGGCAATTTGCAGCAGCAGCTTTAAAAATTGAAACTTATGGCAAAAGATTAGTTTGCCAGACAGGAACAAGAAATATTATTTTAATTAATCAGGGAACATCAATTGGTGCGTCAAGTAGTTTTGTGGCACCGGGAGCTGCATATCCGGATCAGTTAGATTTAAGAACAGCAAATTACACCGCTTGGGACAATCAAACAGGATATGTTGGTTTTGAATACATGAGCAGAGGACGTACTTGTTATGGTTGGATGCATGTAAAAGTAGAAGCAGGTGGAGTTGGTTATACCGTTTTAGATTATGCATATAACACAAGACCTAACGAATCAATTTTGGCAGGAACTCAGACTCCGGTCACTGTTTTGGCTCCAACAAGTTTAACAGCTACAGCTAATAATACTACTTTAGAAGTGCAGTTAACCTGGGTTAATAATGCTACAAATGCGACAAACGTTACAGTTGAAAGAGCAGGAGCTGATAATGTTTTTGCCGAAATAGTAACCTTGCCAAGTACAGCGTTAACCTATACAAATACAGGTTTAACAGCTGGAAATACATACAAATACAGAGTTCGTGCAAAAGCGAATACTATTTATTCGGCATATTCTAATGAAGTTTCAGCAACTATTACAGCCACTTCAGCTTATTGTACTACACAGTCTGACAATAAATACGAATACATTAACTCTGTAACTATCGGAAGTTTTAACAATGCTTCCGGTAAAAATACAGGTGGTTATGCTGATTATACTTCTAAAACAATAACAGTATCGCCAAGTGCGCCTACAAATGTAAGTTTGACGCCAGGTTTTTCAGGAGATGCTTATTTAGAATATTGGGGAATCTGGATTGATTATAACAAGAACAATATTTTTGAAGCTTCAGAAAAAGTGATCGACGGAATTTCTTCTAACGGAACTGCTACCGGTAGTTTTACTGCAGCTTCATTTACGGGATCGACAAGAATGAGAATCGTAATGAAATATTATTCGAACCCATCAGCTTGTGGTAATATTGTTGACGGAGAAGTTGAAGATTATACCGTAGTTTCAGGAACAGTGACAAACCCAAATCCGGCAACATTGGCTACACCTATTGCCGGTAATTCAGGAGTTTATTCATCAGGATTCTATAGTTCATGGACGACAGTTGCTAATGCTACTGATTATGAAGTGCAATTAAATAATGCAACTACAGGCTGGACAACATTTGGAACTTCAACAACCTATTATTTATGGATTCCAAAACAAGGAACGCAAACCGTTTATCAATTTAGAGTAAAAGCAAAAAATGCTACTGAATTCAGTGATTGGAGTAATCCATTGACGATTGATTTACAAAGCGGAAGCGCAGGACCAGATCAAATCGATTTTACAAAATCATTTGCGATGTATCCTAATCCGGCTTCAGATGTAGTTAATTTTAGTTTTAAAAATCTAAATGCATCAACAATTAAAATAACGATTTATGATAGTACAGGGAATTTAATAGATGTTTTACAAAACAATGTAACCTCTTATCCTGTAAACCGTCTTAGAAAAGGAATCTATATCGTTGTGGCTACAGACGGAAGCTTCACAGAAAATAAAAAGCTATTGATAAAATAG